CAGCGTGGTGCGAATGATCTCGGAGAGGTTGCTCAGACACAGCTCGCCGCCGTGGCTCCGCAACTGTCGCAGGACGTTCAGGAGCATCCGGATACCCGCGGTGGATATGTAGGTCACCCGATCGAAATCGAGGACCAGCCGGGTGGGCCGGTGGGTCTCGATTTCTTCCTTGAGCTGGACATGGACTTCATCGACGTTGTTCAGGAATGAGATGTCCCGAACGACGAAGTGGGCGACGGTCACGTCGTCCAGATGCTGAAAATCCACCGAGATGTTCTGAAGTTCAGCCGACATCGGACGCCATTGCTCCCAATCCGGTTCCTGCCGCAAACGGATGCGGCCCTGCTGTATTCTCTATCGGCGGTTTGCGCGGTGGACGCAAAGAGGGAC
The window above is part of the Phycisphaerae bacterium genome. Proteins encoded here:
- a CDS encoding STAS domain-containing protein gives rise to the protein MSAELQNISVDFQHLDDVTVAHFVVRDISFLNNVDEVHVQLKEEIETHRPTRLVLDFDRVTYISTAGIRMLLNVLRQLRSHGGELCLSNLSEIIRTTLEITHLTSVFRIFDDRKAALAK